One part of the Streptomyces nigra genome encodes these proteins:
- a CDS encoding cytochrome c biogenesis CcdA family protein, which translates to MSALTTLAAEPNQTVMSGALLIALPVALLGGLVSFFSPCVLPLVPGYLSYVTGVTGTDLAEARRGRMVAGASLFVLGFTAVFVSGGALFGYFGDNLQAHKDILSKVLGVLMIAMGVFFMGLMPWMTQREFRFHKRPVTGLVGAPFLGALFGIGWTPCLGPTLTSVIALSYNEASAGRGALLTVAYCLGLGVPFVLAAVAFRKALGAFAWVKQHYVWVMRIGGTMMIVTGVLLLTGAWDRIVQEMQVWSNGFTVGI; encoded by the coding sequence GTGAGCGCCCTCACCACACTCGCCGCCGAACCCAACCAGACGGTGATGAGCGGCGCCCTTCTGATCGCGCTGCCCGTCGCCCTGCTCGGCGGCCTCGTCTCCTTCTTCTCGCCCTGCGTCCTCCCGCTGGTCCCCGGCTATCTCTCCTATGTCACCGGGGTCACCGGCACCGACCTCGCCGAGGCCCGGCGCGGCCGCATGGTCGCCGGCGCCTCCCTCTTCGTGCTCGGCTTCACCGCCGTGTTCGTCTCCGGCGGGGCGCTCTTCGGGTACTTCGGCGACAACCTCCAGGCGCACAAGGACATCCTGTCGAAGGTGCTCGGCGTCCTCATGATCGCCATGGGTGTCTTCTTCATGGGCCTGATGCCCTGGATGACCCAGCGTGAGTTCCGCTTCCACAAGCGGCCCGTGACCGGGCTGGTCGGCGCGCCCTTCCTCGGCGCCCTCTTCGGCATCGGCTGGACGCCCTGCCTCGGCCCCACGCTCACCTCCGTGATCGCGCTGTCGTACAACGAGGCGAGCGCGGGCCGCGGCGCCCTGCTCACCGTCGCCTACTGCCTCGGCCTCGGCGTCCCCTTCGTCCTGGCTGCCGTAGCCTTCCGCAAGGCGCTCGGTGCCTTCGCCTGGGTCAAGCAGCACTATGTCTGGGTCATGCGGATCGGCGGCACGATGATGATCGTGACCGGTGTCCTGCTGCTGACCGGCGCCTGGGACCGCATCGTCCAGGAGATGCAGGTCTGGTCCAACGGCTTCACTGTGGGGATCTGA
- a CDS encoding TlpA family protein disulfide reductase → MSAVRRARSRIAPLAASAAVAALVLSACSSGGTSGGGGDTNFVAGGNGVDTVKRGERAEAPELSGATIDGKQLTTADYKGKVLVVNVWGSWCPPCRAEAKNFQTVYTDLKDQGVQFVGINTRDTSTTPAKAFEKEFGVTYPSLYDPTGKQMLRFGKGTLNPQAIPSTLVIDRDGNIAARALTPLGEDTLRDMIEPVLAEK, encoded by the coding sequence ATGAGTGCCGTCCGTCGCGCCCGTAGCCGTATCGCCCCGCTCGCCGCCAGTGCCGCCGTTGCCGCGCTGGTCCTGTCCGCGTGCAGTTCGGGCGGCACCTCGGGCGGTGGCGGGGACACCAACTTCGTCGCCGGCGGCAACGGCGTCGACACCGTGAAGCGGGGCGAGCGCGCCGAGGCGCCGGAGTTGTCCGGCGCCACCATCGACGGCAAGCAGCTCACCACCGCCGACTACAAGGGCAAGGTCCTCGTGGTCAACGTCTGGGGTTCGTGGTGCCCGCCCTGCCGGGCCGAGGCGAAGAACTTCCAGACCGTCTACACGGACCTCAAGGACCAGGGCGTCCAGTTCGTCGGCATCAACACCCGGGACACCAGCACCACCCCGGCGAAGGCCTTCGAGAAGGAGTTCGGGGTCACCTACCCGAGCCTGTACGACCCCACCGGGAAGCAGATGCTCCGCTTCGGCAAGGGCACGCTCAACCCGCAGGCCATCCCCTCCACACTCGTCATCGACCGGGACGGCAACATCGCGGCCCGGGCGCTGACGCCCCTCGGCGAGGACACCCTGCGGGACATGATCGAGCCCGTCCTCGCGGAGAAGTGA